A portion of the Pseudorasbora parva isolate DD20220531a chromosome 1, ASM2467924v1, whole genome shotgun sequence genome contains these proteins:
- the pth1b gene encoding parathyroid hormone 1b, whose amino-acid sequence MLPISSSEKPVLIIVLWGLCSLLYLEGAPLSKRSISEVQLMHNVREHKEMLERQDWLQLKLSNILIPSVNDSQKEQKGKSNGPSVRRLRKGEGTTYLDLGLTTDVFGKRMNSR is encoded by the exons ATGTTACCCATAAGTTCTTCGGAGAAACCCGTGCTCATCATTGTGCTGTGGGGTCTTTGCAGTTTGTTATATCTGGAGGGAGCACCACTCAG CAAGAGGTCAATCAGCGAAGTTCAGCTCATGCACAACGTCCGGGAGCACAAGGAGATGTTAGAAAGACAGGACTGGCTTCAGCTGAAGCTGAGCAATATCCTCATACCCTCAGTAAATGACTCCCAAAAGGAGCAGAAAGGGAAAAGCAATGGCCCATCTGTCAGACGTTTAAGAAAGGGGGAAGGAACGACATACCTGGATCTGGGACTGACGACTGATGTTTTTGGAAAGCGAATGAACTCTAGATAa